In one window of Frigoriglobus tundricola DNA:
- the tnpA gene encoding IS66 family insertion sequence element accessory protein TnpA — MPAVPAASRRDPAATRRRWAERLERFRRSGQTIAQFCAAEGVSPPSFYVWRRTLADHAPSPVPVTPTLVPIRLTPSPAGPPIEVVFPSGTVLRFPVDARPEVIAALVHAVEGRPC; from the coding sequence GTGCCTGCTGTCCCTGCTGCCTCTCGCCGTGACCCGGCCGCCACCCGTCGCCGGTGGGCCGAACGACTCGAACGGTTCCGCCGGTCGGGGCAGACGATCGCTCAGTTCTGTGCCGCCGAGGGCGTCTCACCGCCGTCCTTTTATGTGTGGCGGCGAACCCTCGCGGACCACGCCCCATCACCCGTACCGGTCACTCCGACGCTCGTCCCCATCCGCCTGACCCCGTCGCCCGCCGGACCGCCGATCGAGGTGGTGTTCCCGTCGGGAACCGTCCTGCGGTTCCCGGTCGATGCCCGACCGGAGGTCATCGCCGCCCTCGTGCATGCGGTGGAGGGGCGCCCGTGCTGA
- the tnpB gene encoding IS66 family insertion sequence element accessory protein TnpB (TnpB, as the term is used for proteins encoded by IS66 family insertion elements, is considered an accessory protein, since TnpC, encoded by a neighboring gene, is a DDE family transposase.) produces MLSIPPTTQLWYGGAVDLRLGFDGLYRHVQSTLQADPLSGHLFIFTNRSANRLKALYWTRHGLCLWCQRLERGRYHFPTPTDRKLELTATEFAMILDGIDYSSAKRFTRYCRPKASESDLRTRTS; encoded by the coding sequence GTGCTGAGCATTCCACCCACCACCCAGCTCTGGTACGGCGGGGCCGTCGATCTGCGCCTCGGGTTCGACGGCCTGTACCGCCACGTCCAATCCACGCTTCAGGCCGATCCCTTGAGCGGGCATCTGTTCATTTTCACCAATCGCTCGGCCAACCGGCTCAAGGCCCTGTACTGGACCCGCCACGGGCTCTGCTTGTGGTGCCAGCGACTCGAGCGCGGGCGGTACCACTTCCCCACCCCGACCGACCGCAAACTCGAACTCACCGCCACCGAGTTCGCCATGATCCTCGACGGCATCGACTACTCGTCGGCCAAACGTTTCACCCGTTATTGTCGCCCGAAAGCGTCCGAATCCGACTTGCGCACCCGCACGTCCTGA
- the tnpC gene encoding IS66 family transposase has protein sequence MDSDAPLPTDVLTLQGMVRALQAENADLRTQLQRQAEQFQRTIDDLRAEVAALKAKLDRATTHRFGRRSERTPKPPKVPGDGPAKRRHDHGRSPLPAHLERRDTVLDLTPDERRCSGCGGDRVCIGQTQTEQLDCDPTPYFVRRTIRKTYACQQCPPTVRAEDRIRTATPSTVGPIDKGLCGPGLLAEVLVGKFLDHLPLHRQVARIGRAGVTVSESTLGDWVKQSAVLLTSLYQLMLERVRTCPVLWSDDTRSRFAQPGERTMPHGHFWVGIGDPTAPYTAFHFTTGYDAASGPDQFLGGFRGHVHADCLAQYNGLFAAGAKHVACWSHARRKFLGAGDPGAKAVERINRLYHIEHTLPAPDSPEHIVARRATRQARALPILNDLKAWLDAALGTALPKSALGAAIRYVANHWAAFVRYTEDGRLSIDNNLSERTLRLIAVGRSNWKFVGSAKAGAHAAVHFSVVGTCRHLGLDATAYLREVLPALHALGEKPTADQLAPLLPDVWAKRQQSRLLVA, from the coding sequence ATGGACTCCGACGCCCCGCTGCCGACCGACGTGCTGACCCTCCAAGGGATGGTGCGTGCCCTCCAGGCCGAAAACGCCGACCTCCGCACGCAGCTCCAACGCCAGGCCGAGCAGTTCCAACGGACCATCGACGACCTGCGTGCCGAGGTCGCGGCCTTGAAGGCGAAGTTGGACCGGGCCACGACGCACCGGTTCGGCCGGCGGTCCGAACGCACACCGAAGCCACCGAAGGTCCCCGGCGACGGACCCGCGAAGCGGCGCCACGACCACGGCCGTTCGCCACTCCCGGCGCACCTCGAACGCCGCGACACGGTCCTCGATCTGACCCCCGACGAGCGCCGCTGCTCGGGCTGTGGTGGCGACCGCGTGTGCATCGGCCAGACCCAGACCGAGCAACTCGATTGCGACCCGACCCCGTACTTCGTGCGGCGCACGATCCGCAAGACGTACGCGTGCCAACAGTGCCCCCCGACGGTCCGGGCCGAGGACCGGATCCGGACCGCCACGCCGAGTACCGTCGGACCGATCGACAAGGGACTGTGTGGTCCGGGCTTGTTGGCCGAGGTTCTCGTCGGGAAGTTCCTCGACCACCTGCCGCTGCACCGCCAAGTCGCCCGGATCGGGCGCGCGGGGGTGACGGTGTCCGAGAGTACCTTGGGCGATTGGGTGAAACAGTCCGCGGTGTTACTGACGTCGCTGTACCAGTTGATGCTCGAGCGGGTGCGCACGTGTCCGGTCCTCTGGTCCGATGACACCCGCTCGCGGTTCGCCCAGCCCGGTGAGCGAACGATGCCGCACGGCCACTTCTGGGTGGGGATCGGAGATCCGACGGCCCCGTACACGGCGTTCCACTTCACGACCGGTTACGACGCCGCGAGCGGACCGGACCAGTTCTTAGGCGGCTTCCGGGGCCACGTGCATGCCGATTGCCTCGCACAGTACAACGGCCTGTTCGCCGCCGGAGCCAAGCACGTCGCCTGTTGGTCCCACGCGCGCCGCAAGTTCCTCGGCGCCGGGGACCCCGGGGCCAAGGCGGTCGAACGCATCAACCGGTTGTACCACATCGAGCACACGCTTCCGGCGCCGGACTCACCGGAGCACATCGTCGCCCGTCGCGCGACGCGGCAAGCAAGGGCGCTCCCGATCCTGAACGACCTGAAGGCGTGGCTCGACGCGGCACTCGGGACGGCGTTGCCCAAGTCGGCCCTGGGGGCCGCGATCCGGTACGTGGCGAATCACTGGGCCGCGTTCGTCCGGTACACCGAGGACGGGCGACTCTCGATCGATAATAACCTGAGCGAGCGAACGCTCCGGCTGATCGCCGTGGGTCGGAGCAATTGGAAGTTCGTGGGCAGTGCGAAGGCCGGTGCGCACGCCGCGGTTCACTTCTCGGTGGTGGGCACGTGTCGGCACTTGGGTCTCGATGCGACGGCATACCTGCGTGAGGTTCTTCCGGCCCTTCATGCGTTGGGCGAGAAGCCGACGGCGGACCAACTCGCACCTCTTCTGCCCGACGTGTGGGCGAAGCGTCAACAATCCCGACTCCTCGTCGCGTAA
- a CDS encoding Arm DNA-binding domain-containing protein — MSLRANLEEIGGRQHPRLSVDIHLNFGVQIDEDTPLDESIYPMPLSDAKARNAKPRTKPYKIADGEGLFLFITPSGSKYWRLKYFFADKEKLLALGVYPEVTLADARERRAQARKVLAAGNDPGEAKKEAKRLTTLKSANAFEVVAREWFEKRNHEWAVSSANTMLAVHTRPKTVGERQPGSAGFGVGWAYATRSRDC; from the coding sequence TTGAGTCTGAGAGCCAATCTTGAGGAGATCGGCGGTCGCCAGCATCCGCGATTATCCGTTGACATTCATCTCAATTTCGGGGTACAAATCGACGAAGATACCCCACTGGACGAAAGTATATACCCCATGCCCCTCTCGGATGCCAAGGCCCGCAACGCCAAACCCAGAACCAAACCCTACAAGATCGCTGACGGCGAGGGTCTGTTTCTGTTTATCACACCCTCCGGCAGCAAATACTGGCGGCTGAAATACTTCTTCGCGGACAAGGAAAAATTGCTGGCCTTGGGTGTGTACCCGGAGGTCACCTTGGCCGACGCCCGCGAGCGGCGCGCACAGGCCCGCAAGGTACTCGCCGCCGGGAACGATCCCGGGGAGGCGAAAAAGGAAGCCAAGCGGTTGACGACCCTGAAGAGCGCCAACGCGTTCGAGGTGGTCGCCCGCGAGTGGTTCGAAAAACGCAACCACGAATGGGCGGTATCGTCCGCAAATACCATGCTCGCCGTACACACCCGGCCAAAGACGGTCGGTGAGCGACAGCCGGGATCGGCGGGGTTCGGTGTGGGATGGGCTTACGCGACGAGGAGTCGGGATTGTTGA
- a CDS encoding type II toxin-antitoxin system VapC family toxin: MANRFFDTSAFAKHYRNERGTAKVDALLDEPGSHNFISNLGIIELHSILARLTRSGEITAGDFHLVRGKFLADIASGLWKVIPVTTAHFYHAQQLLVRRGLSHGLRTLDAIQLAVALVNDVLPIDAFVSADSNLCSVAAVERLTVINPEMASHG, encoded by the coding sequence ATGGCCAACCGCTTCTTCGATACCAGCGCCTTTGCCAAGCATTACCGGAACGAACGCGGCACTGCAAAGGTCGATGCTTTGCTGGATGAACCCGGCTCCCACAACTTCATTTCCAATCTCGGCATCATAGAGTTGCACTCAATTCTCGCACGCCTCACCCGTAGCGGTGAAATCACCGCTGGCGATTTTCACCTGGTCCGCGGGAAATTCCTGGCCGATATCGCCTCCGGCTTATGGAAAGTGATTCCGGTTACTACCGCTCACTTCTACCATGCCCAGCAACTACTGGTCCGGCGCGGCCTCTCTCACGGTTTGCGTACCCTTGATGCTATCCAGCTTGCGGTTGCGCTCGTGAATGACGTCCTGCCTATCGACGCTTTCGTCTCTGCCGATAGTAACCTATGTTCAGTCGCCGCCGTCGAAAGGTTGACAGTCATTAATCCTGAAATGGCATCACATGGCTGA
- a CDS encoding antitoxin family protein, with product MREQIEVIYENGVLRPLGSFLGQFHEHQHLTVTVEDAHEADQWLLDADPTVKLEAVRHALSKTSGTIAQAVHAERAER from the coding sequence ATGCGCGAGCAAATCGAGGTTATTTACGAGAATGGCGTACTCCGCCCTTTGGGATCGTTTCTTGGCCAGTTTCATGAGCACCAGCACCTGACTGTGACCGTTGAAGACGCCCATGAGGCCGATCAATGGCTCCTTGACGCGGACCCAACGGTGAAACTCGAAGCCGTGCGACATGCACTCTCGAAAACGTCAGGCACCATAGCCCAGGCCGTTCATGCCGAACGTGCCGAACGCTGA
- a CDS encoding helix-turn-helix transcriptional regulator — protein MHDIPELGFLRLTQVLGVIPVGKTCWWEGVRSGRYPKPVKLSARCTAWRVEDIRELINTLSDQAPSH, from the coding sequence ATGCACGATATTCCAGAATTGGGGTTCTTGCGATTGACGCAAGTGTTGGGCGTCATCCCCGTCGGCAAGACGTGTTGGTGGGAAGGGGTGAGATCGGGACGTTACCCGAAGCCGGTCAAGCTGTCGGCGCGATGCACGGCCTGGCGGGTCGAGGACATTCGCGAATTAATTAACACCCTGTCCGATCAAGCACCGAGCCATTAG
- a CDS encoding type II toxin-antitoxin system prevent-host-death family antitoxin: MGDNMVRISSGELQRKIGHIQDLALAQPVTITTNGRDRLVLLSAEEYRRLKRRDRQVMGLEDFTAADLEALRNVRPSTAAAAFDHEVTE; the protein is encoded by the coding sequence GTGGGGGACAACATGGTCAGGATCAGTTCGGGCGAATTGCAGAGGAAGATCGGCCACATTCAGGATCTGGCCCTGGCCCAGCCGGTGACGATCACCACGAACGGCCGGGACCGACTGGTGCTGCTGTCCGCCGAAGAATACCGGCGCTTGAAACGGCGCGACCGTCAGGTGATGGGCCTGGAGGATTTCACGGCGGCCGATCTGGAGGCGTTGCGGAACGTCCGGCCATCCACGGCAGCCGCCGCCTTCGATCACGAAGTGACCGAGTAG
- a CDS encoding M24 family metallopeptidase, which produces MNYLNQRRSILTQALKGRGVDAFLVTTPVNVTYLTGFTGEDSYFASTPKHEILVSDTRCEEQIKEECPDLEAHIRPHTRTTLEAAAEVLTKSGAKSVGVEGNRITLGELEQLKALAPKLTFVPLEGLVETQRMVKDPGEVEKIREAVRVAERGFRMFVATLREADTEKEMVDALEGYVRRAGGRGTAFPPIVAVGERGALPHAPPTSKELGDGSKLLVAWGADVGYKCDLTRTLRSPFDTAPSRRNKQERVGYDFGKLYAVVLAAQNAALAALRPGVKAKDVDAAARAVFANAKFDKYPDLNLASCFTHGLGHGIGLEVHEAPKIRPNSGDVLEAGMVVTIEPGIYIPGWGGIRIEDDVLVTHDGCKLLSTLSREAVTLAV; this is translated from the coding sequence ATGAACTACCTCAACCAACGGCGCTCGATCCTGACGCAGGCATTGAAGGGACGCGGTGTCGATGCGTTCCTCGTCACCACCCCGGTCAACGTGACGTATCTGACCGGGTTCACCGGCGAGGACAGTTACTTCGCGTCCACCCCCAAACACGAGATCCTGGTCAGCGACACGCGGTGCGAGGAACAGATCAAGGAGGAGTGCCCGGACCTGGAGGCTCACATCCGCCCGCACACTCGGACGACGCTCGAAGCGGCGGCGGAGGTGCTGACCAAGTCCGGCGCAAAGTCCGTCGGCGTCGAGGGGAACCGGATTACGCTGGGCGAGTTGGAGCAGCTCAAGGCGCTCGCCCCGAAGCTCACCTTCGTTCCGCTGGAAGGGCTGGTCGAAACGCAACGGATGGTGAAGGACCCCGGCGAGGTGGAGAAAATCCGCGAGGCGGTGCGGGTCGCCGAGCGCGGGTTCCGCATGTTCGTCGCCACGCTCCGCGAGGCCGACACCGAGAAGGAGATGGTGGACGCGCTGGAAGGGTACGTGCGCCGGGCCGGCGGGCGCGGGACGGCATTCCCGCCGATTGTCGCCGTCGGCGAGCGCGGCGCGCTGCCGCACGCCCCGCCCACCTCCAAGGAACTCGGTGACGGCAGCAAGCTCCTCGTGGCCTGGGGCGCGGACGTGGGCTACAAGTGCGACCTGACCCGCACCCTCCGCAGCCCGTTCGACACCGCGCCGAGCCGCCGCAACAAGCAGGAACGCGTCGGCTACGACTTCGGCAAGTTGTACGCGGTGGTGCTGGCGGCACAGAACGCGGCGCTGGCGGCGCTCCGGCCGGGGGTCAAGGCGAAGGACGTGGACGCCGCCGCCCGCGCGGTGTTCGCCAACGCCAAATTCGACAAGTACCCCGACCTGAACCTGGCCAGTTGCTTCACGCACGGCTTGGGGCACGGCATCGGTTTGGAGGTCCACGAGGCGCCGAAGATCCGACCCAATTCCGGGGACGTGCTCGAAGCCGGCATGGTCGTCACCATCGAACCGGGCATCTACATCCCCGGCTGGGGCGGTATCCGCATCGAGGACGACGTCCTCGTGACCCACGACGGGTGCAAGCTCCTCAGCACCCTCTCCCGCGAAGCCGTCACGCTCGCCGTATAA
- a CDS encoding ArdC family protein: MTTQREDLYASITATIVTQLEAGCRPWHQPWNAAHAAGGISRPLRHTGQPYNGVNVLVLWLTALEKGYSGPLWLTFQQAKQLGGFIKKGEKGTRVVYANTFEKKEKDQETGEETTERIPFLKAYTVFNAEQTEGLPGHYYARAETPRNREDRLDHADTFFENTRAYTRHGGNRAFYSPSADFIQLPPYDSFENRETYYATRCHESIHWVGHEKRLNRSFDSKRFGDDGYAVGELVAELGAAFLCADLGITPEVMPGHATYLDAWLKVLKVDKKAIFTAASHASKAAAYLHGLQPGRPRPEGEAEPSA, translated from the coding sequence ATGACCACGCAGCGCGAAGACCTGTACGCCTCGATCACCGCCACCATCGTCACCCAACTCGAAGCGGGTTGCCGGCCGTGGCACCAGCCGTGGAATGCGGCCCACGCGGCCGGTGGGATCAGCCGCCCGCTGCGTCACACCGGCCAACCCTACAACGGGGTCAACGTCCTCGTCCTCTGGCTCACCGCCTTAGAGAAAGGTTACTCCGGCCCGCTGTGGCTCACCTTCCAGCAGGCGAAGCAACTCGGCGGATTCATCAAGAAAGGCGAGAAGGGAACGCGGGTCGTCTATGCCAACACCTTTGAGAAGAAAGAGAAGGACCAGGAGACCGGCGAAGAGACCACCGAGCGGATTCCGTTCCTGAAAGCCTACACCGTCTTCAACGCCGAACAGACCGAGGGGTTGCCCGGCCACTACTACGCACGGGCCGAGACCCCACGGAACCGGGAGGATCGGCTTGACCACGCGGACACGTTCTTCGAGAACACGCGCGCCTACACCCGGCACGGCGGCAATCGGGCGTTCTACTCACCCTCCGCCGACTTCATCCAGCTCCCGCCCTACGACAGCTTCGAGAACCGCGAAACCTACTACGCCACCCGCTGTCACGAGTCGATTCACTGGGTCGGGCATGAGAAGCGGCTCAACCGCTCCTTCGACTCGAAACGGTTCGGGGATGACGGCTACGCTGTGGGAGAACTCGTCGCCGAACTCGGAGCCGCGTTCCTCTGTGCCGATCTCGGCATCACGCCCGAAGTGATGCCCGGGCACGCGACCTACCTCGATGCCTGGCTGAAGGTGTTGAAGGTGGATAAGAAGGCGATCTTCACCGCTGCCAGCCACGCCAGCAAAGCCGCCGCCTACCTTCACGGCCTGCAACCCGGTCGCCCGCGACCCGAGGGAGAAGCCGAACCGTCGGCCTGA
- a CDS encoding winged helix-turn-helix domain-containing protein, which yields MRPKGTAAELEARRRLAVQRVADGWSRAEVAAFLGVHRETVAEWVRAHKADGDPALAAKPHPGRPPFLTPEQEKQVLGWLAEAPTKHGFRTDLWTAKRVAQLILQKLEVKFHPHYLREWLTKRNYTPQKPARRAKQRNPEAIAGWLQKDWPRIKKKSGARTPTSS from the coding sequence ATGAGACCTAAAGGTACTGCGGCTGAGTTGGAAGCCCGTCGTCGCTTGGCCGTGCAGCGGGTGGCGGACGGGTGGTCCCGTGCCGAGGTGGCCGCGTTCCTCGGCGTCCACCGGGAAACGGTGGCCGAGTGGGTGCGGGCCCACAAGGCCGATGGGGACCCGGCTCTGGCGGCCAAACCACACCCGGGCCGCCCCCCGTTCCTGACCCCCGAGCAGGAAAAGCAGGTGCTCGGGTGGCTGGCCGAGGCGCCTACGAAGCACGGGTTCCGGACCGACCTGTGGACGGCCAAGCGGGTGGCCCAACTGATCCTCCAGAAGTTGGAGGTGAAATTCCACCCGCACTACCTGCGGGAATGGTTGACGAAGCGCAACTACACGCCCCAGAAGCCGGCCCGGCGGGCCAAGCAGCGGAACCCCGAAGCCATCGCGGGGTGGCTCCAGAAGGACTGGCCGCGGATCAAAAAAAAGTCCGGCGCCAGAACGCCCACCTCGTCTTGA
- a CDS encoding transposase has product MIDETGVFLNPLVRRSWAVRGQTPVIGGDGGHRKKVSVIGALSMSPKARRLGLYFATRPDGFFTADAVVPFLRDLLTHLRGKVVVLWDGGSNHQGPLIRAFLQRNRRLALERLPAYAPDLNPVEVVWSWLKYGQLANYVPDGIKELDNEILDRLIELRCDPNLLRNLWDGSDLPFPHLRTG; this is encoded by the coding sequence TTGATCGACGAAACCGGTGTGTTCCTCAACCCGCTGGTCCGCCGGTCCTGGGCGGTGCGGGGCCAGACCCCGGTGATCGGCGGGGACGGGGGGCACCGGAAGAAGGTGTCGGTCATCGGGGCGCTGAGCATGTCCCCGAAGGCCCGGCGCCTGGGGCTGTACTTCGCCACCCGCCCGGACGGGTTCTTTACGGCTGACGCCGTGGTTCCGTTCCTCCGCGACCTGTTGACGCACCTGCGGGGGAAGGTGGTGGTCCTGTGGGACGGTGGATCCAACCACCAAGGGCCGCTGATCCGGGCGTTCCTGCAACGGAACCGGCGCCTCGCCCTGGAGCGGTTGCCCGCGTACGCCCCGGACCTGAACCCAGTCGAGGTGGTCTGGTCGTGGCTCAAGTACGGGCAACTGGCCAACTATGTGCCCGACGGGATCAAGGAGTTGGATAACGAGATCCTGGACCGCCTCATCGAGTTGAGGTGCGACCCGAACCTCCTTCGGAACCTGTGGGACGGGTCGGATTTGCCCTTCCCACATCTGAGGACGGGTTAA
- a CDS encoding relaxase domain-containing protein codes for MIRISQQDSASGAKRYYATADYYSEGQELVGSWGGKGADRLGLSGTVDQFSFERLCDNLHRTHPAKDGR; via the coding sequence ATGATTCGCATCTCGCAACAGGATAGTGCCTCCGGTGCCAAGCGTTACTACGCGACGGCGGACTATTACAGCGAAGGGCAGGAGCTGGTCGGCTCCTGGGGCGGCAAGGGCGCAGACCGGCTCGGCCTGTCCGGGACGGTGGACCAATTCTCCTTCGAGCGGCTCTGCGATAACCTGCACCGTACACACCCGGCCAAAGACGGTCGGTGA